In Lentibacillus amyloliquefaciens, one DNA window encodes the following:
- a CDS encoding ABC transporter permease, with the protein MLISLFGAFESGLIYAIMALGVYLSFRILDFPDLTVDGSFVTGAAVAAILIVNGTSPIIASLMAAVAGFIAGCITGILHTKGKINPLLAGIIMMTALYSINLRILGQPTLSMLNETTLFQQLESLWAATGIDSFFNGMLTGLGLDQTPSTWVIVFAMILVTLFIKILTDYYLKTEVGLALRATGNNKKMIRSLSANTDYLIVTGIGISNAFVAFSGGLVAQLGGFADVNMGIGMIIIGLASVIIGESIFGVKSIARATLAVIGGAIIYRMFVTMALRADFLETGDMKLITAVLVVAALITPKIIQARNEKKRRVRKRTELLQQKAREV; encoded by the coding sequence ATGCTTATATCATTATTTGGAGCTTTTGAATCAGGACTTATTTATGCCATTATGGCGCTTGGGGTATATTTGTCTTTTCGCATCCTGGATTTTCCGGATTTAACTGTTGATGGTAGCTTTGTTACCGGTGCTGCAGTTGCAGCGATACTTATCGTAAACGGCACTTCTCCAATAATTGCATCGCTTATGGCGGCAGTTGCCGGATTTATAGCAGGGTGTATAACCGGTATTTTACACACGAAAGGAAAAATTAATCCTTTATTAGCAGGGATTATTATGATGACAGCCCTTTATTCGATTAACCTGCGAATATTGGGGCAGCCAACGCTATCCATGTTAAACGAAACGACTTTGTTTCAACAGTTGGAGTCCCTATGGGCGGCAACAGGTATCGACTCCTTTTTCAATGGAATGTTAACTGGATTAGGATTGGACCAAACTCCTTCAACATGGGTGATTGTATTCGCCATGATACTTGTTACCCTCTTTATCAAAATTTTGACCGATTATTATTTGAAAACAGAGGTTGGTCTGGCGCTGAGAGCGACAGGTAATAATAAAAAGATGATCCGCAGTCTTTCAGCAAATACCGATTATCTGATTGTTACCGGTATTGGCATATCAAATGCTTTTGTGGCCTTTTCAGGCGGATTGGTTGCCCAGTTGGGTGGTTTCGCGGATGTGAACATGGGTATTGGCATGATTATTATCGGACTCGCATCTGTTATTATTGGGGAGTCAATATTTGGTGTGAAGTCTATTGCACGGGCAACACTTGCTGTTATTGGCGGTGCCATTATTTATCGGATGTTCGTAACAATGGCGCTGCGTGCTGATTTTTTGGAGACCGGCGATATGAAACTTATTACAGCGGTACTCGTCGTAGCGGCATTAATCACACCGAAAATAATCCAAGCACGCAATGAGAAAAAAAGACGCGTACGAAAACGGACTGAATTATTGCAGCAGAAAGCCAGGGAGGTATAA